A genomic segment from Nasonia vitripennis strain AsymCx chromosome 1 unlocalized genomic scaffold, Nvit_psr_1.1 chr1_random0009, whole genome shotgun sequence encodes:
- the LOC100679157 gene encoding uncharacterized protein LOC100679157 has protein sequence MNGKAKRNTGGLSVAAAAENLSRKMILLEGSQSLLAPFLTKKKIKKRPQPLAHSTPIPGASQQLQEAPRPKRPKINLTAPRLTPVSVVKKIKKPTTALTNIALQRKTQPDTISQLGASSSTIELTEKINSLNRRIINVEETNTTINNRLTSLENSVKSLDDRTKRMEEMQESMLKMLKDMTKRNSPKARRRPDCFPFKSIADLLEFNNSNEELYDDVVNYLAYLGGANLCDEANFYFKNCFEFYADLFRNLSWLGSRIDDVKVSLMSTRFTRACEAAMNLNKDALEKPTKDKFATAMTKAIKNVKEAYRRKSAPKRSPKKLHKMVETVLQTLSSHGSLHNDAVFVSICRSTIVSSMNRKTS, from the exons ATGAACGGCAAGGCCAAAAGGAACACCGGAGGACTTTctgtagctgctgctgcagaaaaTCTTAGCAGAAAGATGATCCTCTTGGAAGGCTCTCAGTCGCTGTTGGCCCCTTTCTTaacaaagaagaaaataaagaagcgGCCACAACCTCTGGCTCATTCGACGCCAATACCTGGGGCATCCCAGCAACTTCAGGAAGCACCGCGACCGAAGAGGCCAAAGATTAATCTTACAGCTCCGAGATTAACACCAGTCTCAGTTGTTAAAAAGATTAAGAAGCCTACAACTGCATTGACCAACATTGCTTTGCAGCGGAAAA CGCAACCTGATACAATTTCTCAATTGGGCGCATCGTCGTCGACCATCGAATTGACGGAGAAGATTAA TTCGCTCAACAGAAGAATCATCAACGTTGAAGAAACAAATAC CACCATCAACAACCGACTCACATCCCTTGAGAATTCGGTCAA ATCATTGGACGATAGAACAAAGCGGATGGAGGAAATGCAAGA atCCATGTTGAAGATGCTCAAGGACATGACGAAAAGAAACTCCCCTAAGGCTAGAAGAAGACCTGACTGCTTCCCTTTTAAGTCGATTGCAGATCTGCTTGAATTTAACAATTCGAATGAGGAGCTGTATGACGATGTC GTCAACTATCTCGCCTACCTGGGAGGTGCCAATCTCTGCGACGAAgctaacttttattttaaaaactgcTTTGAATTCTACGCCGACCTCTTCCGTAATCTGTCCTGGCTTGGCTCCAGAAtcgacgatgtcaaggtgtctCTAATGTCGACTCGTTTTACGCGTGCTTGCGAAG ctGCAATGAATCTAAACAAGGACGCTTTAGAGAAGCCCACAAAAGACAAATTCGCCACTGCCATGACGAAGGCAATTAAGAATGTCAAGGAAGCGTATCGCCGAAAGAGCGCGCCGAAGAGATCGCCGAAGAAGCTGCACAAAATGGTAGAAACGGTCCTGCAAACGCTCAGCAGCCACGGCAGCCTCCACAACGACGCGGTGTTCGTGTCCATTTGCCGATCAACAATCGTATCCTCAATGAACCGCAAGACGAGCTGA